A single Natrialba magadii ATCC 43099 DNA region contains:
- a CDS encoding M28 family peptidase gives MPRLPESVLGDAYSSTNAWDTLIDLVEVENRMAGQAGEREGADVIVDAFEDAGLNEVGIEEFEIPGWWRGSSVLELPDRDKRYNAPHQLFALPGCTDGTVEAELVDVGHGTGAEFENTDIEGKVVMVSSDVPDDYDGWLHRMEKYASAIEGGAEAFVFRNHVAGCLPPTGEVGYHARPGELPAVGISKELGARLERYCEEGPVQVTLSVDCRNEPTTSQNVVGELGPDTQEEVWVTAHHDSHDIAEGANDNGVGSVLVAEIGRLLAQMEADLDVRTRFVTFGSEEIGLCGAYHAADTVDVDRVKAIINIDGAGRSGTLHVRSSGFSPVEEAFRDVAAAFDVPLQTSDTVSPHGDQWAFVEKGVPGVMVSSASDEQTGRGWGHTHADTLDKLDSRTLREIAVLIAEGTLAVSEPEREIPHREPDAVRDDLSDSYVRELKVGNRWNYEK, from the coding sequence ATGCCACGGCTACCAGAATCCGTCCTTGGAGATGCATACTCGAGTACGAACGCGTGGGACACCCTCATTGACCTGGTCGAGGTTGAAAACCGAATGGCAGGTCAGGCAGGTGAACGCGAGGGTGCCGACGTCATCGTCGACGCCTTTGAGGACGCCGGGCTGAACGAGGTTGGTATCGAAGAGTTCGAAATACCTGGTTGGTGGCGCGGTTCCTCCGTGCTCGAACTCCCGGATCGGGACAAGCGCTATAACGCGCCCCATCAGCTCTTCGCTCTGCCGGGTTGTACCGACGGAACCGTCGAAGCGGAACTCGTCGATGTTGGTCACGGGACGGGCGCCGAGTTCGAGAACACGGATATAGAGGGGAAGGTCGTCATGGTTTCGAGCGATGTACCGGACGACTATGACGGCTGGCTCCACCGAATGGAGAAGTACGCCAGCGCGATCGAGGGCGGTGCCGAGGCGTTTGTGTTCCGAAATCACGTTGCGGGCTGTCTTCCGCCGACTGGCGAAGTGGGTTACCACGCACGGCCCGGAGAACTCCCTGCTGTCGGTATCAGTAAGGAGCTAGGCGCCCGTCTTGAACGCTACTGTGAAGAGGGGCCGGTGCAGGTAACACTCTCGGTTGACTGTCGGAACGAACCAACGACCTCGCAGAACGTCGTTGGCGAACTTGGTCCCGATACGCAGGAGGAAGTCTGGGTCACAGCACACCACGACAGCCACGACATCGCCGAGGGAGCAAACGACAATGGCGTTGGAAGCGTACTCGTCGCTGAAATCGGTCGGCTGCTTGCGCAGATGGAAGCCGATCTCGACGTTCGAACTCGTTTTGTCACCTTCGGCTCCGAGGAGATCGGCCTCTGTGGTGCGTATCATGCGGCAGACACCGTCGATGTCGACCGCGTGAAAGCCATCATCAATATCGATGGCGCAGGTCGGTCTGGAACGCTTCACGTCCGCTCTAGCGGGTTCAGTCCGGTCGAGGAGGCGTTCCGTGACGTCGCTGCTGCGTTCGATGTCCCGCTCCAGACAAGCGATACTGTCAGTCCACACGGCGACCAGTGGGCATTTGTTGAGAAGGGCGTCCCGGGAGTAATGGTCAGTTCGGCGTCTGACGAACAAACCGGCCGCGGGTGGGGACACACTCATGCGGACACGCTCGATAAACTCGACAGCCGAACACTCCGTGAGATTGCAGTACTGATCGCTGAGGGAACGCTTGCAGTCTCCGAGCCGGAGCGAGAGATTCCACACAGAGAACCCGACGCTGTTCGCGATGATCTTTCGGATAGCTACGTCCGGGAGCTGAAGGTCGGCAATCGCTGGAACTACGAAAAATAA
- a CDS encoding metallopeptidase TldD-related protein: MSTERDPIDAADELLSYLERDSDVVYAETGGVFRRRRTATLDTTRSNTETDAETTGVWCRAFANGSAGYRFTPVLTTESLQDTANRVTRSAKNLAQDTPSSYDYGTMHRASHPGWNSDAKSFEDVDPIERLQEATSPLESTEYERLRLSYKRDRLDISVLTTTDSAIQTTLDRGQVTASVTPPTGPKLQTHVGTTTGSGVLDRVESEIESLADSIERRATIPVADDRPTGEQTVVFSPNAAGQLIHHCSQFFEMDTAYAGAMPFEHGEQIGPPELSIHDTVPAGSWAGLAYDAEGRPTQPVTLVDNGEVTSFLHSVETAIEEETSPSGNLVFPLGFEHPPRIHPRHLDVEAGSTDSSTLEDGATVRIDRIGRVSHQNEATNAKRVSGAPASALYAHNTNRLTPDEYNETHQSFQMDIVEGYALQDGDRVATLTDATIAFDVTDLASISGVGARRDTVTGTSQKHNAMFPYAVTAPTLRLRTKITDQR; this comes from the coding sequence ATGAGTACCGAACGCGATCCAATTGACGCAGCCGACGAACTCCTCTCGTACCTGGAGCGAGATTCCGATGTCGTCTACGCCGAGACAGGCGGCGTTTTCCGCAGGCGACGGACTGCCACGTTGGATACAACACGGTCCAATACAGAGACCGATGCCGAGACGACTGGCGTCTGGTGTCGGGCATTTGCCAACGGATCCGCCGGGTATCGGTTTACACCTGTGCTCACCACTGAGAGCTTGCAGGACACCGCCAACCGAGTAACCCGCTCGGCGAAGAACCTCGCACAGGATACGCCGTCGAGTTATGACTATGGCACCATGCACAGAGCGTCCCATCCTGGGTGGAATTCAGACGCAAAATCGTTCGAGGACGTCGATCCAATCGAGCGCCTCCAGGAGGCGACCTCGCCACTCGAATCGACGGAGTACGAGCGACTTCGCCTCTCCTACAAGCGGGATCGACTCGATATCTCGGTGCTTACGACGACCGACTCTGCCATCCAAACGACACTTGATAGAGGACAGGTTACTGCATCCGTCACGCCACCTACTGGGCCGAAACTGCAGACACACGTTGGGACGACGACCGGTTCGGGTGTCCTTGACCGGGTCGAGTCGGAAATCGAATCACTTGCTGACTCGATCGAACGACGAGCCACCATCCCCGTCGCCGACGACCGACCGACCGGGGAACAAACCGTGGTATTCAGCCCGAACGCAGCGGGACAGTTGATCCATCACTGTTCGCAATTCTTCGAGATGGATACGGCATACGCGGGAGCGATGCCGTTCGAACACGGAGAACAAATCGGACCGCCAGAGCTATCGATCCACGATACCGTTCCCGCAGGCTCGTGGGCTGGACTGGCGTACGATGCCGAAGGCCGACCGACACAGCCCGTCACACTGGTCGATAACGGCGAAGTCACATCATTTCTACACAGCGTCGAAACAGCGATCGAAGAGGAGACATCACCCAGCGGTAATCTCGTGTTCCCGCTTGGTTTCGAGCACCCACCACGGATCCATCCTCGGCACTTAGACGTAGAAGCCGGTTCTACTGATAGCAGTACGCTCGAAGACGGTGCAACTGTACGGATCGATCGGATTGGTCGTGTAAGCCACCAGAACGAGGCAACAAACGCAAAACGAGTCAGTGGTGCCCCAGCATCTGCATTGTACGCTCACAACACAAACCGACTCACGCCAGATGAGTACAACGAGACCCACCAGTCGTTCCAGATGGATATCGTAGAGGGATACGCTCTTCAGGATGGTGACCGGGTCGCAACACTCACTGATGCCACCATTGCGTTCGACGTCACTGATCTCGCGTCGATCTCTGGGGTGGGTGCTCGCAGAGACACAGTGACTGGTACGTCACAAAAACACAACGCGATGTTTCCCTACGCGGTTACTGCCCCGACGTTGCGGCTGCGAACGAAGATAACTGATCAGCGTTAG
- a CDS encoding ABC transporter ATP-binding protein yields MSYDEPLLEVENLQKHFPVNKGLIDDLRVRLTGAEKEYVHAVDEISFDLYPGEALGIAGESGCGKTTTGMTLTKLHEPTGGSIQFRGKDITELDEEDLMEFRQNVQMIFQDPFESINPRMTIYDTLAEPLEIHDISNKRARVARALEFAELKPPEQYFEKYPHELSGGERQRVAIARAIILDPDFIVADEPVSMLDVSLRAGVLSLLEQMTDEFGLSIVYISHDLSLLRHMCDRIAIMYMGKIVEIGPTEEIIDNPKHPYTQSLINAVPVPDPEMGRERVELEGEVGDAVKIPTGCRFKGRCSEYVGEVCDQVVPSLNQKSDIEGDRRVACHLYESDEESDPEVALERDDTVGSEAEADD; encoded by the coding sequence ATGAGTTACGATGAACCACTACTCGAGGTCGAGAATCTCCAGAAGCATTTCCCGGTCAATAAAGGGCTCATCGACGACCTTCGAGTTCGGTTGACCGGTGCAGAGAAAGAGTACGTACACGCCGTCGATGAAATCAGCTTCGACCTGTATCCCGGCGAAGCGCTGGGTATCGCCGGCGAGTCTGGCTGTGGAAAGACGACAACCGGAATGACGCTCACGAAACTCCACGAGCCCACTGGCGGTTCCATCCAATTCCGAGGGAAGGATATTACAGAACTCGACGAAGAAGATTTGATGGAGTTCAGACAAAATGTCCAGATGATCTTCCAGGACCCCTTCGAGAGTATCAACCCTCGGATGACGATATACGATACGCTCGCCGAACCGCTTGAGATCCACGATATCTCCAACAAGCGGGCCAGAGTTGCGCGTGCACTCGAGTTCGCCGAACTGAAGCCACCGGAGCAGTACTTCGAGAAGTATCCACACGAACTCTCCGGTGGCGAGCGACAGCGTGTCGCAATCGCCCGTGCGATCATCCTCGATCCTGACTTTATCGTCGCGGACGAGCCCGTCTCGATGTTAGACGTAAGTCTCCGAGCCGGCGTCCTCTCGCTGCTGGAGCAGATGACTGACGAGTTCGGACTGTCAATCGTCTACATCAGCCACGATCTCTCCCTCCTTCGGCATATGTGCGATCGGATCGCGATCATGTACATGGGGAAGATCGTGGAGATCGGGCCGACGGAAGAGATTATTGACAACCCGAAGCATCCGTACACACAGTCGCTGATCAATGCAGTTCCGGTTCCGGATCCAGAGATGGGGCGAGAACGTGTCGAGTTGGAAGGTGAAGTTGGCGACGCAGTCAAAATTCCCACCGGCTGCCGTTTCAAGGGTCGGTGTAGCGAGTACGTCGGTGAAGTCTGTGATCAGGTTGTTCCATCCTTAAATCAGAAATCAGATATCGAGGGTGACCGGCGAGTCGCTTGTCACCTCTATGAAAGTGACGAAGAATCCGATCCAGAAGTCGCACTCGAGCGTGACGACACAGTTGGTTCGGAGGCCGAAGCGGACGACTAA
- a CDS encoding ABC transporter ATP-binding protein: protein MTVLEVNNLEVRYEMEEEDVQAVDGVSFALDEGENLGIVGESGCGKSTLAKAILGILPDNGYVNGGEILFDGEDLTDLSQDERRQYMWDEISMIPQSAMTGLDPVYTVREQIVEAIETHRRGMEKATAHETVDELFELVGLDPARADDYSHQFSGGMRQRAMIAMSLALDPAVILADEPTTALDVIMQDQILKRVGQIQDEINSSMIVITHDVSVVAETCDRVLVMYAGALAEEGSVEEIFESPYHPYTVGLKRAFPNIQEPDQDLISIPGYPPDLSPPPAGCRFAPRCPLATDQCFEEDPPEVQTNGLRSRCHHVDRIDSDLRPRADEIETWEDTESWRTQP, encoded by the coding sequence ATGACAGTACTCGAAGTCAACAATCTCGAAGTTCGATATGAGATGGAAGAAGAGGATGTCCAGGCCGTCGACGGCGTCAGCTTCGCCCTCGACGAAGGCGAAAACCTCGGCATTGTCGGCGAATCTGGCTGTGGAAAATCTACACTCGCAAAAGCCATTCTCGGGATCCTCCCCGACAACGGCTATGTCAACGGTGGTGAAATCCTATTTGATGGGGAAGATCTCACTGACCTGTCCCAGGACGAGCGACGCCAGTATATGTGGGACGAAATCTCGATGATCCCACAGTCTGCGATGACTGGTCTCGATCCGGTGTATACTGTTCGTGAGCAGATCGTCGAGGCGATCGAAACCCATCGAAGAGGGATGGAAAAAGCCACGGCTCATGAGACGGTCGACGAACTGTTCGAACTCGTCGGGCTGGATCCGGCTCGTGCCGACGACTATTCCCACCAATTTTCTGGCGGGATGCGCCAACGAGCGATGATCGCGATGTCACTCGCGCTCGACCCGGCTGTGATTCTGGCCGACGAACCGACGACCGCGCTCGACGTAATCATGCAGGATCAGATCCTCAAACGAGTTGGCCAAATCCAGGACGAGATCAACTCATCGATGATCGTGATCACGCACGACGTGAGCGTCGTCGCAGAAACATGTGATCGCGTCCTGGTGATGTATGCTGGAGCACTGGCGGAGGAAGGATCTGTAGAAGAAATCTTCGAGAGCCCGTACCATCCGTACACGGTCGGCCTCAAACGAGCGTTCCCTAACATCCAGGAGCCAGATCAGGATCTCATTAGTATTCCAGGCTACCCACCAGATCTGAGTCCACCGCCGGCAGGCTGTCGGTTTGCACCGCGGTGTCCCCTCGCAACGGACCAGTGCTTCGAGGAGGATCCACCTGAGGTACAGACAAACGGATTGCGCTCACGCTGTCACCACGTCGATCGAATCGACAGCGACCTCAGACCACGGGCAGATGAAATTGAGACGTGGGAAGACACCGAATCGTGGAGGACACAGCCATGA
- a CDS encoding ABC transporter permease, producing MSQQEKTPNIFGNIGEYENSQEVSDRRRRLRLWKETAKEQWDLLTDDPLVIFGMVTIAIFGLIAIFAPIIAPYPPTERVTEAGMIMQWENPSWYGGERDHLLGTTSEGYDIFSQMIYGTRPTLIVGLAAAVFTAGFGTSVALVAGYYGGKVDDVLMRIVDIAYGLPLLPTVILMVAMLGPSFVNVIIAVVLLQWRSSARVIRSQVLSLRERPFVQAAKVTGASDFRIITRHIAPNVMPLMFLYGAFAIAWGILTEAGVSFIGLGDPSQVSWGTMLQGAHTYNALYHGAWWWFLPPGICIALVVISGFLIGRGYEEITNPALRNES from the coding sequence ATGAGTCAACAAGAGAAAACACCAAACATATTCGGCAATATCGGGGAGTACGAGAACAGTCAGGAGGTAAGCGATCGGCGGAGACGGCTCCGCCTCTGGAAAGAGACTGCCAAAGAACAGTGGGATTTGCTCACCGATGACCCGTTAGTCATCTTTGGGATGGTCACAATAGCAATCTTCGGTTTGATTGCTATCTTTGCACCAATTATCGCCCCATATCCTCCGACTGAGCGAGTCACCGAAGCAGGGATGATCATGCAGTGGGAGAATCCCAGCTGGTACGGCGGTGAGCGAGACCACCTTCTCGGAACGACGTCCGAAGGGTACGACATCTTCAGTCAGATGATCTACGGCACCCGACCGACCCTGATCGTGGGACTTGCAGCCGCAGTGTTTACTGCTGGCTTTGGAACCTCGGTCGCGCTGGTTGCGGGCTACTACGGCGGGAAAGTCGACGACGTCCTCATGCGAATCGTCGATATCGCCTATGGCCTTCCACTGCTTCCAACGGTGATCCTGATGGTCGCGATGCTCGGTCCGAGCTTCGTGAACGTGATCATCGCCGTCGTTCTGCTCCAATGGCGATCCTCGGCCCGGGTAATTCGGTCACAGGTGCTCTCACTGCGTGAGCGGCCGTTCGTTCAGGCAGCGAAGGTCACTGGAGCAAGTGATTTCCGGATCATCACCAGGCATATCGCGCCGAACGTCATGCCGCTGATGTTCCTGTATGGTGCATTCGCCATTGCATGGGGTATTCTGACTGAGGCCGGTGTCTCCTTTATCGGTCTCGGCGACCCAAGTCAGGTATCCTGGGGAACAATGCTTCAGGGAGCACACACCTACAACGCATTGTATCACGGAGCGTGGTGGTGGTTCCTCCCACCAGGAATCTGCATCGCTCTCGTCGTGATCAGCGGGTTCCTGATCGGCCGTGGATACGAGGAGATAACCAACCCAGCACTGCGGAACGAGAGCTGA
- a CDS encoding ABC transporter permease, which produces MSKVNYALRRTGQLVLTIWAIATMLFAMFRMMPGDPTVFLVDEQMDPDQRQALIEQYGLDAPLHEQYIEFMIQIVTLDLGLSFHSRRPVRDVIAIYLPNTLILMLTALVLAYIFGVTFGVIAAWARGSGREKLLVVLALVQRSFPSFWVGLVVLWIFGAYMDVIPMSGMTSREHRPESFFMMITSIDFLWHLIAPASVLAFYSMGYPLLLMRNNMLEVLTEDFIDVCRAKGLSERKVMFKHAARNALLPVVTAGAVAVGYAVGGSVLIETVFGWPGIGREMVNAVLRRDYPVAQGTFILLASTVVFMNFFADLLYSWLDPRVTYD; this is translated from the coding sequence ATGTCCAAAGTAAACTACGCGCTCAGACGCACCGGACAGTTGGTGCTGACCATCTGGGCTATCGCAACGATGCTGTTCGCGATGTTCCGGATGATGCCGGGCGATCCAACAGTGTTTCTCGTTGACGAGCAGATGGATCCAGACCAGCGGCAAGCCCTAATAGAGCAATACGGGCTTGATGCGCCACTGCACGAACAGTACATCGAATTTATGATCCAGATCGTTACGCTCGATCTGGGCCTGTCGTTCCACTCTCGACGCCCTGTTCGAGATGTCATCGCGATTTATCTCCCAAACACGCTGATCCTGATGCTGACGGCCCTTGTTCTGGCCTATATATTCGGAGTCACCTTCGGCGTGATTGCGGCATGGGCACGAGGGAGCGGCCGTGAGAAGCTACTGGTCGTACTCGCGCTCGTTCAGCGCAGTTTCCCAAGCTTCTGGGTTGGGCTTGTCGTCCTGTGGATCTTCGGCGCCTACATGGACGTAATACCAATGAGTGGGATGACGAGCCGGGAACATCGTCCGGAATCATTCTTCATGATGATAACCTCGATCGACTTCCTCTGGCACCTCATAGCACCAGCATCAGTGCTGGCGTTCTACTCGATGGGGTATCCACTCCTCTTGATGCGAAATAACATGCTCGAGGTGCTAACAGAGGACTTCATCGATGTCTGCCGTGCAAAGGGCCTGAGCGAGCGCAAGGTAATGTTCAAGCATGCTGCTCGAAACGCCCTTCTCCCGGTCGTCACCGCTGGTGCAGTTGCTGTCGGCTATGCCGTCGGTGGCAGCGTCTTGATTGAGACAGTGTTCGGTTGGCCAGGAATAGGACGAGAGATGGTCAATGCTGTACTTCGGCGCGACTACCCGGTTGCACAGGGAACGTTCATCCTGCTAGCTAGCACCGTGGTGTTCATGAACTTCTTCGCCGACCTGCTGTACAGCTGGCTCGACCCACGTGTGACCTATGACTGA
- a CDS encoding ABC transporter substrate-binding protein, with translation MGNGNTQLDRRSFLKRTSAAAGAASIAATAGCLGGENGGDSDIDYDDEEDAGEPFPEYTFYNNPQDYNPQRHDLINLIAEQWQEVGFDVEVEVLEWATLLSRVSDEYEFDFAAWSQYQSPDPAENVADRWSPEHAEEPGRGNYNQYQNDRVGELIDEQLAAEEMEGRVDAFHEIQDILAEDAPFSPVCYETQLIPYRTDELDGWVEHPAGPDRIHQYANVEPMDQNEDGYLRGFWTEALENLNSWSHEGLSKHLHIQDAIQLRVAQVDADLELDPEHGLAQDIERPDETTIRFEIRDDVEWSDGEPLTPDDVAFTYNTIAEQEPSTYTTVSNYVEGASVDGDWVEVDLSQEIGRAALLLIGYEVYVAAEHVWEGTDPVQDELVEEPVCSGPMEVDYWDVGQGIELETRDDHPIDLAVDGLFWEIIPESSTIWSYTEDGTINYHPFAQPGLELQDGEEEIDDFEVFEAPGDGWTHLNINTTSEGLDEVAVRQALVHALPKEAASEQLFYGYMPVAHSYVAPAFGPLHREHEDLPFTGEGTIAAAASHLQENGYVVTEDGVYYSE, from the coding sequence ATGGGAAATGGAAACACGCAACTTGATCGAAGGTCGTTTTTAAAAAGAACCTCCGCTGCTGCCGGTGCTGCGTCGATAGCAGCAACTGCCGGCTGTCTCGGCGGCGAGAATGGTGGCGATAGCGATATCGACTACGACGACGAAGAAGACGCAGGTGAACCCTTCCCAGAATATACGTTCTACAACAACCCACAGGATTACAATCCGCAACGTCACGACCTGATCAACCTTATTGCTGAACAGTGGCAGGAAGTTGGCTTCGATGTCGAAGTCGAGGTACTCGAGTGGGCGACACTCCTCTCTCGAGTCTCCGACGAGTACGAGTTCGATTTCGCTGCCTGGTCGCAATACCAGTCGCCCGATCCTGCGGAGAACGTAGCGGATCGGTGGTCACCAGAGCATGCAGAGGAGCCTGGACGAGGTAATTACAACCAGTACCAGAACGATCGGGTTGGTGAACTCATCGACGAACAGTTGGCGGCTGAAGAGATGGAGGGACGGGTAGATGCCTTCCACGAGATCCAGGATATCCTCGCAGAAGATGCTCCGTTCAGTCCGGTCTGCTACGAAACACAGCTTATTCCCTACCGAACCGACGAACTTGATGGGTGGGTCGAGCATCCAGCTGGTCCGGACCGAATTCATCAGTATGCCAACGTCGAACCGATGGATCAGAACGAAGACGGATATCTCCGTGGATTCTGGACTGAGGCACTCGAGAACCTGAACTCGTGGTCTCACGAAGGCCTGAGCAAACATCTCCACATACAGGACGCAATACAACTTCGGGTAGCCCAAGTTGACGCGGACCTCGAACTCGATCCTGAACACGGACTCGCGCAGGATATAGAGCGACCGGACGAGACGACGATTCGATTCGAGATTCGTGACGATGTCGAGTGGAGCGACGGCGAACCGCTTACTCCCGACGACGTCGCATTCACCTACAATACGATCGCTGAACAGGAGCCATCGACATACACCACTGTTTCCAACTACGTCGAAGGGGCGTCGGTTGATGGCGACTGGGTCGAAGTCGACCTCTCACAGGAGATTGGCAGAGCCGCACTGTTGCTCATTGGGTATGAAGTGTACGTTGCTGCCGAGCACGTCTGGGAAGGCACTGATCCCGTTCAAGACGAACTCGTTGAAGAACCAGTCTGCAGTGGTCCGATGGAGGTGGACTACTGGGATGTCGGTCAGGGGATCGAGTTAGAGACGAGAGACGATCACCCGATCGATCTCGCAGTTGATGGGTTGTTCTGGGAGATCATTCCTGAGAGTTCGACGATCTGGTCGTACACCGAAGATGGGACGATCAACTACCATCCGTTTGCACAGCCCGGACTCGAGCTACAGGACGGAGAGGAGGAAATAGACGACTTCGAAGTATTCGAGGCCCCTGGGGATGGATGGACACACCTCAATATCAATACGACGAGCGAAGGGTTGGACGAAGTCGCTGTTCGACAAGCACTCGTTCACGCTCTCCCCAAAGAGGCGGCTAGCGAACAGTTGTTCTACGGCTACATGCCTGTCGCACACTCCTATGTCGCGCCCGCATTCGGACCGCTTCACCGCGAACACGAAGACCTCCCGTTCACTGGCGAAGGGACCATTGCAGCGGCGGCAAGCCATCTGCAAGAGAACGGGTACGTGGTAACCGAGGACGGCGTCTACTATTCAGAGTAG
- a CDS encoding M28 family metallopeptidase produces the protein MVSLPNQIVGDAYTSTHGWQLVEALADLRDRMPGSEGERAGADLVAEQFEEIGLDNVSSTEFQIPGWERNSASVTVDDYDLFKRSHEVVALPGTPAETTSAELIDMGHALPEDFEDVDLDGKIVMASSLTPDDYGRWVHRGEKYSYAIEAGAAGFIFVNHIEGCLPPTGSIGDRNGPGAIPAVGVSKEVGDRIKRFCRDNTTEATIAVDCQNTEATSRNIEATVGPDTEEEVLFTAHVDAHDVGDGANDNGVGCALVTEVGRLLKQIEDDLETRVRLVTFGAEETGLYGAYYWTHTHDLDQVKCVLNMDGAGYSRNLSIHTHGFDAIGEAFEEVSEEFGVPIDVESGIRPHSDHWPFVQRGIPGAQGRTTAEDSGRGWGHTHGDTLDKLDIRDLREISTLLTAGVLKLSETSREIERVDDVEIRDATEEQRFDVGMKATGSWPWGDEVRVWPWDDA, from the coding sequence ATGGTCAGTTTACCCAACCAGATCGTTGGCGATGCATACACGAGTACGCACGGCTGGCAACTTGTCGAAGCACTTGCTGACCTCCGCGACCGGATGCCAGGCAGCGAGGGGGAACGAGCTGGTGCCGATCTAGTGGCGGAACAATTCGAGGAGATCGGACTCGATAACGTCTCAAGCACGGAATTTCAGATTCCGGGCTGGGAGCGAAACTCCGCTTCTGTTACTGTTGACGACTACGACCTGTTCAAGAGATCCCACGAAGTGGTCGCACTTCCTGGAACTCCAGCAGAAACGACGTCCGCCGAACTCATTGATATGGGGCATGCCCTTCCCGAAGATTTCGAAGACGTTGATCTGGACGGGAAGATCGTGATGGCCTCAAGCCTTACACCCGACGATTACGGACGGTGGGTTCACCGAGGTGAAAAATACTCCTATGCCATCGAAGCTGGCGCAGCCGGGTTTATTTTCGTCAACCATATTGAGGGCTGTCTTCCGCCGACGGGCAGTATTGGTGATCGGAACGGACCTGGGGCAATCCCAGCGGTCGGCGTCTCGAAGGAAGTCGGGGACAGGATCAAGCGATTCTGCAGAGACAATACAACCGAGGCAACGATCGCAGTCGATTGTCAAAATACCGAAGCAACCTCTCGAAATATCGAGGCCACCGTCGGTCCGGACACTGAAGAAGAGGTGCTCTTTACCGCCCATGTTGACGCCCACGATGTCGGTGACGGGGCGAACGACAATGGCGTCGGATGTGCGCTCGTGACTGAGGTCGGGCGACTCCTCAAACAGATCGAAGACGATCTCGAAACTCGCGTTCGATTAGTGACGTTCGGGGCCGAAGAAACCGGATTATACGGCGCCTATTACTGGACGCATACACACGACCTCGACCAGGTCAAATGCGTTCTCAATATGGACGGTGCGGGATACTCGCGAAACCTCTCGATCCATACCCATGGCTTCGACGCAATCGGTGAAGCGTTCGAAGAAGTGAGCGAGGAATTCGGCGTACCGATTGATGTGGAATCCGGGATCCGCCCACATAGCGATCATTGGCCGTTCGTACAACGTGGCATCCCTGGAGCACAGGGGCGAACAACTGCCGAAGATAGCGGACGCGGATGGGGACACACCCATGGCGATACCCTCGACAAACTAGATATTCGTGATCTCCGCGAGATATCGACGCTTCTGACAGCTGGCGTCCTCAAACTCTCAGAGACCAGTCGAGAAATTGAACGGGTCGACGACGTTGAAATACGCGATGCAACGGAAGAGCAACGGTTTGATGTCGGAATGAAAGCGACCGGTAGCTGGCCGTGGGGCGATGAGGTTCGCGTCTGGCCCTGGGACGATGCCTGA